GTGGTGGCGGGGTAGCCGGTGACTGGTCCGGTTTGTGAAAGGTAGGGTTTGTGGTTTGGGAGGGTTTAGGTTTGAActttgaagaagatgatggtcTGCCATGTGTTTTAGAtattaatatgttataataaaattaaaatgaccaaaatgcccctgaacaAAAGGACAAAACAATCAGCTTTCAACAGTAAAAATAgggggtttttggattttggacaaaaatgacaataaaagtgaaaccacagggacccatatttaaaaagtttgagatttggactaaaatggcaaaagtgcccaaaccacagagaccaaaatggcagtttactcttttttttatttCCAGATTTTTAGGTTTCAGTTGTTTGTTTCCGTTGCAATGTATTTATTTAAGGTTTTTGCCATTTCAATGAAGATTATCAGTTTGTGAGTTAATATACCAATGTACACCAACACCATGTAAGTCTTTGTGTTCCTTTATTTTGATTTTGCGGTTTCGTATTTGTGTGTGTGATCGATCGACGTATGTCAGTTTTAGACCAACCATGTAAGTCTCTGTGTTCCTTTATTTTGATTTTGTTTCgtatttgtgtgtgtgtgatcgATCCTAACAGATATGACTACAGAGTCTAGAACGACTCAAATGGTTTGATCTTCAAGAAACCAACCTCTGAGTGGTTTTCTAAAACTACTACTCCCCATCAACAACTAGATGCATTGGTGGGTTTGAGCCATCGACAACAATTAGATTCATTAGTGGCAAGGTCCTTCTGCGCACCCAACCTTCAAAAATACCACACAACTTTCAAAGTGCGCTATCATAACGCCTTATTACACCTATCACCCACAGCCAAGGCACATAAGGGTGCTTCGCCCCCGCCTCTTCCTTATTGTTAAGGAAATAATATCTGAGTAAGGCTTCCTTCTTGGGGTTCTACCATCCTCCTTATGTGGGACAAGTTCCAACCTTTTTAAAGCACTTGATTTTTGACACTTTGAATATCGATATTTCATTCATTTTAGCTTCATTTTATACACCTGTTAGCTTGCTGTGAAGCGCTCTTCAAGAAGTTCGAAactcattaaataataattatactAACAATAATTACTTATAATCATATGCATCCGAAGTTagtaaaaaatcattttttaataAAATGCCCAACATATGGCTTATTCAACCAACTAGTTTCCACACTCTTATCAACTAAACCATCGTTTGTGGTTCTAAGCCACTCTCCTATCAAACTAAATCACCTATTGTACTTCAAAGAAACTCGTGTTTTTATTTCAGTTTCAGGTGGAAATTTGTTTATATTTCATCTTGTTACTTGCTTGATTTTATTCATACGAAATTCGGCCAAAGACATGTTTAACGATACATTAAATACTCCATAACTTCCACATAAATAATCCCTTAATTAATGTAAATGTATGCTTACCTAGTAAACGTATGGTGACTAATGAacattaggggtgttcaaaaaactcgtggctcgtaGCTCGCTCGAAAAAAACTCGAAGAAatctcggctcgaaattggctcggttgttaacgagccagctcggctcggctcggctcggtttgtaaacaagccgagctcgagcttggtctggctcagctcgtgagctggctcgataaggcttacatccttcatttttttgtcccacatcgcttagaaaacaaaaactaagggagtatttcccctataaaagaagataAAGACAATGTACAAATTGAATTAACTATTTTTagttgcatatttagccatatggttaaattaaatggcattatggcccttagtctatgaagaaattcatttttaagagCCTTTTTagtagtaaattttgcggttttttgttagttcgagctagatcgagccgagccaagctagctcgaattctaatcgagttgagctcgagcctcaaatctcagcttgatttgaaattcgagctcaaGCCGAGCCAACTCGAATCGAGTTCGAACCGAGCTCGAGCTGTGTCTAGCTCGACTCGACTCATTTACAACCCTAATGAACATTGCTTTCAAATTTCTTGATTGTTAAGGTTCCTGCCTTTTGGGCAGGATGGATAAGGTGGGCTCATCAAACATATCAAAGTTTGAGTACCATTTTTCTTTTGGTATATTTGATAGATAGACGAAGCCCAAGAAGTAAAGGAGAAAGAACAAAAGCAAAAGTACGCAAGCAAGAAACATGTGAAAAGTACGCAAGCAAGAAACATGTGCACAAACATTGAATTAATTAAATACAAACCCACTATTTAAGTGTATTAAGAGACTTTATACATGTGAAAAATTGTATAAACTTTTGTATTAAACTGTTAATATAAAAGgtaataatatgatgaagattttAAGATATAAGCTCGAATAATCTATGGCGGAAAAAGAAAAAAAGCTAAAGTAGAATGGTTCCAAAAATCCAAAGTGAAGTTTAGATGAAGGTGTACAAGCAAGCAAGGTACTAGATTCATCCCCTCTTTATTCCAAAAATGTGGTTTATATAACATCGTCCTATTCTTCATAAAATCACAACTCAAAATTTCATTGTTCTAACAACTAAATTAATCATCAATCTCATTCAATGGCTGCCATGCATACCCGCCGTGAAAGAGGTCACCGGCACTTGTTCTCCTCATCCGACGACAATGCCATGATGAAAAACATACTCGCCACACATGCTCCCGATGGCACCTATTTTGATGTCAAACCACTTCTTCAAATCATTGAGGACATCATTCATAGGGCCAATCCAGACACAACTCATCATGTATTTTAGTATGCACTATGCACTGATGATCCAGTTTATTTATTTGATCTAATATTGGATTTTCATTTGTAGGGTACTCAACCGGAAATAGACGCGATGGTGGAGAGTGTGATTTATAACGATGTCAATGAGATGCTTGAAGTTATGGCACTTACTATCAATAAGGTTTCATGTGAGGTAAAATTTTAGTTACCTCGGGTAATAATATATATGTACATAACATCAATGCACTACTACACAACTAGCTAGATAGTAGATATCTACACTTAAAATATTAGTTGCAAATTTATCGACCGATTTAGGATCAAAATCCCAACAGTCGAAATATTAGCGACCGTCTCCATTTGGTCGTAAGACGATaataaatatgaaaaaaaaaactaacaagtTAAAATTAGATATCTGTTGCAAATTTATAGGAAAATACACTAAAAAgttactttattttttttactactatattttttttgaacgaaaAATGTTACTACTACTCTATTACACGTTTAAAATACATCATAGATTTCTTGCAAATGCATCGGAGGTGGAGACGCGCATGCAACCACCACGGGTATTTTCAACATGCTTTCTCACTACGGGTGGGATGTGAAAGCTATCGTCACACTTGCAGCCTTCATGGTGAACTACGGCGAGTTTTGGTTGGTGGTTCAGCTCTGCACTTCGAACCCACTCGCCAAGTCTCTAGCCCACCTCAAACAAATGCACGATGTACTAGAGCGGGGTGAGGCTCTCAGGCCAAGGTTTGAGGCTGTCACCAACCTCATCAGGGCCATGCTTGAACTGACTCGTTGCATCGTTAGATTTAAGGATCTCCCTGAGCAATACATTAGCCCGGATACTCCAGAACTTGTCACGGCCACTGCTCATATTCCTACCGCTGTTTACTGGATCATCAGAAGCATTGTGGCTTGTGCGTCCATACTCATTAATCTAATCGGAATGGGACATGAGTATGTCATTAGTTCTTCTCATAGTTTTGTTTCTTTATACATCTAAACATGTTCATTTTATTATATAACGACGATTTTTTAACATATATAGGCATATCACCACGACTACAGAAGCTTGGGAGCTATCAAGTTTGGCTCACAAGATAAGCAATATTCATGATCACCTCAAGCATCAGCTGGACTTGTGCAATCAACATATTAGTAAGCTAGATCATGAATGTTAATTATGTATGCATCAATTAGTTAattattgtttgtgatgaaaCTAATGATGATCATTGATCAGATGAGAAGAAGCAGATTGAAGCATACCTAATGCTTCTTCGAATCATGGAGACTGCACATCTTGATAACACAAAGCCTCTCAGGCATTTGATTTACCTTAAGGATGATCAACTACCATTGTACGAGAGCCATACAAAGAATCGGGTGGGTGTTCATTGTTCTTGAAGCGTTTTCattaaagattattattattattcttataaCGACTAATGGTTTGTTTGGTGCAAGATTAGGTTAGCATTGATATACTAAAGAAAAAGATTGTGCTGCTTCTCATATCGGACCTTGACTTGCCCGCGGATGAGCTATCAGTTCTTGACCAGATGTACCGGGAGGCAAGGCAAAACCCGACAAGACCCGAGAGCCAGTATGAGGTGGTTTGGCTCCCGGTGGTACCCAATCATAAGGATACACCATGGACCAATGAGAACCAAAGCAAATTTGAGACCCTAAGAAACATGATGCCGTGGTATTCAGTGTTTCACCCCACGTTAATTGAACCGGCAGCGATCAAGTACATCAAGGAGGTGTGGCACTTTAACCACAAACCGTTACTTGTGGTGATGGATCCTCAAGGGAGAGTCGTCAACACCAACGCTTTACACATGATGTGGATTTGGGGTAGTCTGGCTTTCCCCTTCACTAGCATGAGGGAAGAAGCCCTTTGGCGCGAGGAATCATGGAGGATTGAGTTACTAGCCGATTCTATCGACCCAATGATTACCACTTGGGTACAATATTCGGCCAACTTACATGTTATCTTGATCTAATAAATATAGAAATGTATTTTTTTGtttatggtttagggtttagggtttttgttttatCTGAatgggtgtacttttttacaggTTGCTGAAGGGAAGTACATTTGTTTGTACGGAGGGGAGGATTTAGATTGGATTCGAAAATTTACAAAAACCGCACAGGCAGTGGCCCGTACCGCTGGAATTCAGCTCGAGATGTTATACGTGGGGAAAAGCAACCCAAGGGAAAAAGTGAGAAAAAACAACGAAATAATCCGAGCCGAGAATCTAAGCCACGTACTTCCAGATTTGACCTTGATATGGTTCTTTTGGATTCGACTCGAGAGCATGTTGCACTCAAAACTGCAACACGGGAAATCATTTGATGAGGACCCGATTTTAAAAGAAGTTAATGTGATGCTTACATATGATGGAAATGATCAGGGTTGGGCCGTGATATGTCATGGGTCAAATGATTGGATGAGAAGGGCCAACGGTGATACGGTTTTTCAGAGTTTGAGCAACTATGAGGAGTGGCAGGATGAGGCCCAAGAGAGGGGGTTTCTACCGGCTTTAAATGACCATCTTGAGGCAAACCGGCCACAACATCATTGCAACCGTTTAATTCTTCCAGGAACCACTGGGAGTGTACCGGAGAGAGTGGTTTGCGCTGAATGCGGGCGGTCAATGGAGAGGTTTTTCTTGTACCGATGTTGCACTGACTAATTTAGATAAAAATATGCATCTTGAATTACATATTTAAAGAGAGTGAGAGTTGTGACTTGTGAGTACCTTTTGCTATAATTTAGTTATTTGCTGTTTGcttgtttgtaaattgtgatTGTAAACTAATGAAATTGTACGTGTGTTTAAAAATTGAAAATGGATTCAGTGGCATAGCAGCCCCTATAGCTCAGTGGTAGAGCGCCAGTCTTGTAAACTGGAGGTCTGTAGTTCGATCCTGCATGGGGGCATATGTAATTAAATTTTTGCTTTTATAACATTTTTCAATAATAATAAAACGTAAACAGAAAATCAAGATATATATATTAAAGGTTTTTTACATAAGAAACAAACCAATAATTGGCTTACATGTAACCCAAATTCGTTTTTAATTATAGAGGGAAAAATATAAATACATGGTGCCAATGGACCAAATAAAATAAACTCATTTGGATTAAATATTGCCACTAACTTTTGTTTTATTCCAACTGGTGACCCAAATTCTCGGTGTTTGTGGTGCTCAAGAgtcaagattaaaaaaaaaaaaaaaaatacttcataa
The sequence above is drawn from the Helianthus annuus cultivar XRQ/B chromosome 12, HanXRQr2.0-SUNRISE, whole genome shotgun sequence genome and encodes:
- the LOC110896157 gene encoding protein SIEVE ELEMENT OCCLUSION B isoform X2 is translated as MVESVIYNDVNEMLEVMALTINKVSCEISCKCIGGGDAHATTTGIFNMLSHYGWDVKAIVTLAAFMVNYGEFWLVVQLCTSNPLAKSLAHLKQMHDVLERGEALRPRFEAVTNLIRAMLELTRCIVRFKDLPEQYISPDTPELVTATAHIPTAVYWIIRSIVACASILINLIGMGHEHITTTTEAWELSSLAHKISNIHDHLKHQLDLCNQHINEKKQIEAYLMLLRIMETAHLDNTKPLRHLIYLKDDQLPLYESHTKNRVSIDILKKKIVLLLISDLDLPADELSVLDQMYREARQNPTRPESQYEVVWLPVVPNHKDTPWTNENQSKFETLRNMMPWYSVFHPTLIEPAAIKYIKEVWHFNHKPLLVVMDPQGRVVNTNALHMMWIWGSLAFPFTSMREEALWREESWRIELLADSIDPMITTWVAEGKYICLYGGEDLDWIRKFTKTAQAVARTAGIQLEMLYVGKSNPREKVRKNNEIIRAENLSHVLPDLTLIWFFWIRLESMLHSKLQHGKSFDEDPILKEVNVMLTYDGNDQGWAVICHGSNDWMRRANGDTVFQSLSNYEEWQDEAQERGFLPALNDHLEANRPQHHCNRLILPGTTGSVPERVVCAECGRSMERFFLYRCCTD
- the LOC110896157 gene encoding protein SIEVE ELEMENT OCCLUSION B isoform X1; the protein is MAAMHTRRERGHRHLFSSSDDNAMMKNILATHAPDGTYFDVKPLLQIIEDIIHRANPDTTHHGTQPEIDAMVESVIYNDVNEMLEVMALTINKVSCEISCKCIGGGDAHATTTGIFNMLSHYGWDVKAIVTLAAFMVNYGEFWLVVQLCTSNPLAKSLAHLKQMHDVLERGEALRPRFEAVTNLIRAMLELTRCIVRFKDLPEQYISPDTPELVTATAHIPTAVYWIIRSIVACASILINLIGMGHEHITTTTEAWELSSLAHKISNIHDHLKHQLDLCNQHINEKKQIEAYLMLLRIMETAHLDNTKPLRHLIYLKDDQLPLYESHTKNRVSIDILKKKIVLLLISDLDLPADELSVLDQMYREARQNPTRPESQYEVVWLPVVPNHKDTPWTNENQSKFETLRNMMPWYSVFHPTLIEPAAIKYIKEVWHFNHKPLLVVMDPQGRVVNTNALHMMWIWGSLAFPFTSMREEALWREESWRIELLADSIDPMITTWVAEGKYICLYGGEDLDWIRKFTKTAQAVARTAGIQLEMLYVGKSNPREKVRKNNEIIRAENLSHVLPDLTLIWFFWIRLESMLHSKLQHGKSFDEDPILKEVNVMLTYDGNDQGWAVICHGSNDWMRRANGDTVFQSLSNYEEWQDEAQERGFLPALNDHLEANRPQHHCNRLILPGTTGSVPERVVCAECGRSMERFFLYRCCTD